The following proteins are co-located in the Streptomyces sp. DT2A-34 genome:
- a CDS encoding NADP-dependent malic enzyme gives MAAEIVNPRSDSNTDQDGGAEPLDSFDPAFALHRGGKMAVQATVPVRDKDDLSLAYTPGVARVCTAIAEQPELVHDYTWKSSVVAVVTDGTAVLGLGDIGPEASLPVMEGKAILFKQFGGVDAVPIALDCTDVDEIVETVVRLAPSFGGVNLEDISAPRCFEIERKLQERVDIPVFHDDQHGTAVVTLAALRNAARLSGRSIGDLRAVISGAGAAGVAIAKMLVEAGIGDVAVADRKGVVSADRDDLTPVKRELAGFTNKAGVTGSLEAALEGADVFIGVSGGTVAEAAVASMAEGAFVFAMANPNPEVHPEVAHKYAAVVATGRSDFPNQINNVLAFPGIFAGALQVRASRITEGMKIAAAEALAGVVGDDLAADYVIPSPFDERVAPAVTAAVAAAARAEGVARR, from the coding sequence GTGGCAGCGGAGATCGTCAATCCTCGCAGCGACAGCAATACGGATCAGGACGGCGGGGCCGAGCCCCTCGATTCCTTCGATCCGGCGTTCGCGCTGCACCGCGGCGGCAAGATGGCTGTGCAGGCCACCGTGCCGGTCCGTGACAAGGACGACCTGTCCCTCGCATACACACCCGGCGTGGCGCGCGTGTGCACCGCGATCGCCGAGCAGCCGGAGCTCGTCCACGACTACACGTGGAAGTCGTCCGTCGTGGCCGTCGTCACCGACGGCACGGCCGTGCTCGGGCTCGGGGACATCGGCCCGGAGGCCTCCCTTCCGGTGATGGAAGGCAAGGCGATTCTGTTCAAGCAGTTCGGCGGCGTGGACGCGGTCCCGATCGCGCTCGACTGCACGGACGTGGACGAGATCGTCGAGACGGTGGTGCGCCTCGCCCCGTCGTTCGGCGGTGTCAATCTGGAGGACATCTCGGCACCGCGGTGCTTCGAGATCGAGCGAAAGCTCCAGGAGCGGGTCGACATCCCGGTCTTCCACGACGACCAGCACGGTACGGCGGTCGTGACGCTGGCGGCCCTGCGGAACGCCGCGCGGCTGAGCGGGCGGTCCATCGGGGACCTGCGGGCCGTCATCTCCGGCGCGGGCGCGGCCGGTGTCGCCATCGCCAAGATGCTGGTCGAGGCCGGCATCGGCGACGTGGCCGTCGCGGACCGCAAGGGCGTCGTCTCGGCCGACCGGGACGACCTGACGCCCGTCAAGCGGGAGCTCGCCGGGTTCACCAACAAGGCCGGCGTCACCGGGTCGCTGGAGGCGGCCCTGGAGGGTGCGGACGTCTTCATCGGCGTCTCCGGCGGTACGGTCGCGGAGGCTGCGGTCGCTTCCATGGCTGAGGGCGCCTTCGTCTTCGCCATGGCCAACCCGAACCCCGAGGTGCACCCCGAGGTCGCGCACAAGTACGCGGCGGTCGTGGCGACCGGGCGGTCCGACTTCCCGAACCAGATCAACAACGTCCTGGCGTTCCCGGGCATCTTCGCGGGCGCGCTGCAGGTGCGGGCCTCTCGGATCACCGAGGGGATGAAGATCGCGGCGGCGGAGGCCTTGGCGGGCGTGGTCGGGGACGACCTCGCCGCGGACTATGTCATCCCGTCGCCCTT